One region of Pseudoalteromonas galatheae genomic DNA includes:
- the rmf gene encoding ribosome modulation factor, protein MKRQKRDRLERAHSQGFKAGLAGRSKENCPYQQVEHRSEWLGGWREAMDNRNIFKT, encoded by the coding sequence ATGAAGAGACAGAAAAGAGACCGTTTAGAAAGAGCACATTCACAAGGATTTAAGGCAGGATTAGCCGGTCGGTCGAAAGAAAATTGTCCCTATCAACAAGTAGAACACAGATCAGAATGGTTAGGCGGATGGCGAGAAGCGATGGATAATCGCAACATCTTTAAAACCTGA
- a CDS encoding 6-carboxytetrahydropterin synthase, which translates to MLLFVDSLTVIDFSYLCPRRGAVGESWITDIMLHGELNEESMVLDFAKVKKQIKRIIDEKLDHKLAVPSGLVCNAKHSEGRFGFDMQFDGNHLAMNAPEEAVCVVEGDEINEANAIAYLKSVIMPHMPENVKDLDITLRPEAATGFYYHYSHGLKKHDGNCQRIIHGHRSLIGVKLNDISMPRLQKQWADKWQDIYLGSEEDLIDPSLLKYVTAQDKDYAFAYTSSQGYFELAVSKSRCDILPCDTTVECIAEYLAGQIKLQNPHDKVEVRAYEGVGKGAIAYA; encoded by the coding sequence ATGCTCCTTTTTGTTGACTCTTTGACCGTAATTGATTTTTCGTACCTTTGCCCACGTCGTGGTGCGGTAGGTGAAAGTTGGATCACCGATATTATGTTGCATGGTGAGCTAAACGAAGAGTCTATGGTGTTAGACTTTGCAAAAGTTAAAAAGCAAATCAAACGTATTATTGATGAAAAGCTGGACCATAAATTAGCGGTACCCAGCGGGCTTGTGTGTAATGCAAAGCACAGTGAAGGCCGATTTGGATTTGATATGCAATTTGATGGAAATCACTTAGCCATGAATGCACCGGAAGAAGCGGTCTGTGTAGTGGAAGGGGATGAAATCAATGAAGCCAATGCAATCGCTTACCTTAAGTCTGTTATTATGCCGCATATGCCTGAAAACGTGAAAGATTTAGATATAACACTGCGCCCAGAGGCCGCTACAGGCTTCTATTATCACTATAGCCATGGCTTAAAGAAACACGATGGTAACTGTCAACGTATTATTCATGGTCACCGCTCATTGATTGGTGTGAAGCTAAATGATATCAGCATGCCTAGATTACAAAAACAATGGGCGGATAAATGGCAAGATATTTATCTTGGTAGTGAAGAAGATTTAATTGATCCTAGTTTGCTTAAGTATGTAACCGCTCAAGATAAAGATTATGCGTTCGCGTATACCTCGTCGCAGGGATATTTTGAGTTGGCGGTCAGCAAATCACGTTGCGATATATTACCTTGTGATACAACAGTTGAATGTATTGCGGAGTATCTTGCTGGCCAAATAAAGCTGCAAAACCCACATGATAAGGTTGAAGTAAGGGCGTACGAAGGGGTTGGAAAAGGAGCGATTGCGTATGCTTAA
- the serS gene encoding serine--tRNA ligase, with the protein MLDSKYFRQDIEEAAARLKKRGFELDVAKITELEEKRKALQTKTQELQSERNSSSKAIGQAKAKGEDVQPLLDAVANLGDQLSAAKEEQDKILAELNDYAMSLPNLPAEEVPAGADESENVEISTWGEPKQFDFEVKDHVDLGEALDKGLDFETGVKLSGSRFTVMRGGVARMHRALVQLMLNTHTEQNGYTEMYVPYLVNKASLFGTGQLPKFAEDLFHTEALSEDQDGFSLIPTAEVPLTNCARDVIYDEKELPIKMTAHTPCFRSEAGSYGRDTRGLIRQHQFDKVELVQLVKPEDSMAALEELTGHAEQILQRLGLPYRKVVLCTGDMGFGATKTYDLEVWLPAQNTYREISSCSNMWDFQARRMQARFRRSGEKKPELLHTLNGSGLAVGRTLVAILENYQQADGSIIVPDALKPYMGGVEVIKAS; encoded by the coding sequence ATGTTAGATTCTAAATACTTTCGTCAAGACATCGAGGAAGCCGCTGCGCGTTTGAAAAAGCGTGGTTTTGAACTCGATGTTGCTAAGATCACCGAATTAGAAGAAAAGCGCAAAGCGCTACAAACCAAAACTCAGGAATTACAGAGTGAGCGTAACAGTTCCTCCAAAGCGATTGGTCAAGCTAAAGCGAAAGGGGAAGACGTTCAACCTTTACTAGATGCTGTTGCAAACTTGGGCGACCAATTAAGTGCGGCAAAAGAAGAGCAGGATAAAATTCTTGCTGAACTTAATGACTACGCAATGTCGTTGCCAAACCTTCCTGCTGAAGAGGTACCAGCAGGTGCTGATGAATCAGAAAATGTTGAAATAAGCACTTGGGGTGAACCAAAGCAGTTTGATTTTGAAGTTAAAGATCATGTTGACCTTGGTGAAGCGCTTGATAAGGGCCTCGATTTCGAAACTGGTGTTAAGCTAAGTGGTTCTCGCTTTACAGTGATGCGCGGTGGCGTAGCACGTATGCATAGAGCACTTGTCCAACTGATGCTGAATACTCACACTGAGCAAAATGGTTATACAGAAATGTATGTACCATATCTTGTAAATAAAGCGAGCTTGTTTGGCACGGGTCAACTTCCTAAGTTTGCAGAAGATTTATTCCATACAGAAGCATTATCTGAAGACCAAGATGGCTTTAGTCTAATTCCAACAGCAGAAGTACCGTTAACGAACTGCGCTCGTGACGTTATTTATGACGAAAAAGAGCTGCCGATTAAGATGACGGCGCACACGCCTTGTTTTAGAAGCGAAGCAGGTAGCTACGGTCGTGATACGCGCGGACTTATCCGTCAACACCAGTTTGATAAAGTTGAACTTGTCCAGCTTGTAAAACCTGAAGATTCTATGGCAGCGCTTGAAGAGTTAACAGGTCACGCTGAACAAATTTTACAGCGACTTGGCTTACCTTACAGAAAAGTGGTGCTTTGTACTGGAGACATGGGTTTCGGTGCGACGAAAACGTACGATTTGGAAGTTTGGTTACCAGCGCAAAATACCTACAGAGAAATTTCTTCCTGTTCAAACATGTGGGACTTCCAAGCGCGCCGTATGCAAGCGCGTTTCCGCCGTAGTGGTGAGAAGAAGCCAGAACTACTTCATACTCTTAATGGTTCTGGTTTAGCGGTAGGTCGTACTCTAGTTGCGATTTTAGAAAACTACCAGCAGGCAGATGGATCAATTATTGTGCCTGATGCACTAAAACCATATATGGGTGGTGTAGAGGTTATTAAAGCAAGCTAA
- the crcB gene encoding fluoride efflux transporter CrcB: MLINYLTIALGGAFGAMLRFFISDMSIKLLGKGFPFGTLIVNILGSLLMGVLYGLIEKEVISASPSKTLIGIGFLGALTTFSTFSMDSLLLLQQGQYMKMAFNVTLNVVACIFMAWVGLCLIMQKG; encoded by the coding sequence ATGCTGATAAATTATCTCACAATCGCGCTAGGTGGAGCGTTTGGTGCAATGTTACGCTTTTTTATCAGCGATATGTCGATAAAACTCTTAGGTAAGGGATTCCCTTTTGGGACGTTGATCGTTAATATTCTTGGTTCATTATTGATGGGTGTGCTTTACGGTTTAATTGAAAAAGAAGTTATTTCAGCTTCTCCATCTAAAACGTTGATAGGTATTGGCTTTTTAGGTGCGCTGACTACTTTTTCTACATTCTCAATGGATTCCTTGTTGTTACTTCAACAAGGGCAATATATGAAAATGGCGTTTAACGTCACATTAAACGTGGTGGCGTGTATCTTTATGGCCTGGGTTGGTCTCTGCCTCATCATGCAAAAAGGTTAA
- a CDS encoding replication-associated recombination protein A encodes MTSLGFDFTPDVRPLAARMRPTSLEHYVGQSHILSKGSVLYRAIESGRCHSLILWGPPGVGKTTLAEIIANYADAELIKLSAVSAGIKEVREAVVDAKNRLAQFGRRTLLFVDEVHRFNKSQQDGFLPHIEDGTFIFIGATTENPSFALNNAILSRARVYTLQSLVEDELGQVLKDALSRDEQLSKLTINIDDSALELIAKAASGDARKALNLLEQAVDLSFEPNSNTHLVNELVLKQVLPSQLSSYDNKGDLYYDLISAFHKSVRGSAPDAALYWYCKILAGGGDPLYVARRLLAIATEDIGNADPRAMQVALNAWDIFHRVGPSEGERAIAQATLYLASAPKSNAVYMAFNQAKRDAASDPNYPVPEHLRNAPTKLMKELGFGEEYRYAHNEPGAFAAGENYFPEAIQERQYYHPTDRGLEKQIADKLNYLQAQNAQSSTKRYK; translated from the coding sequence GTGACTAGTTTAGGGTTTGATTTCACACCAGATGTACGACCGTTGGCCGCAAGAATGCGGCCAACCTCGTTAGAGCATTATGTTGGGCAGAGCCATATTTTGTCTAAGGGTTCTGTACTTTATCGTGCAATTGAATCTGGACGCTGTCATAGCCTAATCCTTTGGGGGCCACCCGGAGTGGGTAAAACCACCCTTGCTGAGATCATTGCCAACTATGCGGATGCAGAGCTTATTAAGCTTTCCGCTGTTAGCGCGGGAATTAAAGAGGTTCGTGAAGCAGTCGTCGATGCTAAAAATCGATTAGCTCAGTTTGGTAGACGTACGCTGTTATTTGTTGATGAAGTACATCGCTTTAATAAATCCCAGCAAGACGGTTTTTTACCTCATATTGAAGATGGCACCTTTATTTTTATTGGCGCGACCACTGAAAACCCATCTTTTGCACTAAATAATGCGATCTTGTCTCGCGCGCGTGTTTATACTCTGCAATCACTTGTAGAGGATGAATTAGGTCAAGTACTTAAAGACGCGTTGTCACGTGATGAACAACTGTCGAAATTAACCATCAACATTGATGACAGCGCACTTGAACTTATCGCCAAAGCCGCTTCGGGAGATGCGAGAAAGGCGCTTAATCTACTAGAACAGGCGGTTGACTTAAGTTTTGAGCCAAACTCAAACACTCATTTGGTGAATGAACTTGTACTAAAACAAGTGTTGCCCAGCCAATTATCAAGTTATGACAATAAGGGCGACTTATACTACGATCTAATCTCAGCGTTTCATAAGTCAGTTCGCGGCAGCGCACCAGATGCAGCACTTTATTGGTATTGCAAAATATTAGCAGGCGGAGGCGATCCGCTCTATGTTGCACGGCGATTACTGGCGATCGCCACCGAAGATATCGGCAATGCAGACCCAAGAGCGATGCAAGTTGCGTTAAATGCTTGGGATATATTTCATCGTGTTGGGCCAAGCGAAGGAGAGCGTGCGATAGCACAGGCAACGCTTTATCTTGCAAGTGCGCCGAAAAGTAATGCGGTCTACATGGCGTTCAATCAAGCTAAACGCGATGCTGCAAGTGATCCGAATTACCCCGTACCTGAACATCTCAGAAATGCACCGACAAAACTAATGAAAGAGCTGGGTTTTGGCGAAGAATACCGTTATGCACATAATGAACCCGGCGCGTTTGCAGCTGGAGAAAATTACTTTCCAGAAGCCATTCAAGAGCGACAATATTATCATCCGACAGACAGGGGACTTGAGAAACAAATAGCTGACAAGCTTAACTATCTACAGGCGCAAAATGCACAAAGTAGCACCAAGAGGTACAAGTAG
- a CDS encoding M23 family metallopeptidase, translating to MLKRAIVILLASTTLFAEALELKGNLTQGGLVVGKLENATEIKLNETKLKRSKDGYFVFGFGRDAELNHTLSWQSDDGQKHRQAIVITKRDYDIDKITGVAKKYVSPPESVLKRIREEAQAVSKARQGNSDLLFFKDPVFRPAKGRISGVYGSQRYFNGEPRRPHFGLDIANKTGEPVLAPVSGKVVFANPDLYYSGGTLIIDHGHGITSTYIHLSKLGVEVGDTVKTGDKIAEIGATGRVTGPHLDWRFNWFGERLDPALLMNDTLADKAVQK from the coding sequence ATGCTTAAACGTGCAATTGTCATATTGCTTGCGAGCACTACATTATTTGCTGAGGCGCTTGAATTAAAAGGTAACCTTACACAAGGTGGCTTAGTCGTCGGCAAGCTTGAAAATGCAACTGAGATAAAACTAAACGAGACCAAATTAAAGCGCTCTAAAGATGGCTATTTTGTGTTTGGTTTTGGCCGTGACGCAGAACTTAACCATACTTTGAGTTGGCAATCTGATGATGGCCAAAAGCATCGCCAAGCGATAGTGATCACGAAACGAGATTACGATATAGACAAGATCACAGGTGTTGCTAAGAAGTATGTTTCGCCACCAGAGTCGGTGCTAAAGCGCATACGTGAAGAAGCACAAGCCGTATCAAAAGCAAGGCAAGGTAATTCGGATTTATTATTCTTTAAAGACCCTGTTTTTAGACCTGCGAAGGGCCGTATTTCAGGCGTTTATGGTAGTCAAAGATATTTTAATGGTGAGCCAAGACGCCCACACTTTGGTTTGGATATCGCAAATAAAACCGGTGAACCAGTCTTAGCGCCGGTATCGGGTAAAGTGGTGTTTGCAAATCCAGATCTTTACTACAGTGGCGGCACTTTGATTATTGACCACGGTCATGGAATTACTTCTACGTATATCCACCTGAGTAAACTGGGCGTTGAAGTTGGTGATACAGTAAAAACAGGCGATAAAATCGCAGAAATTGGCGCAACGGGTAGGGTAACAGGCCCGCATTTGGATTGGCGCTTTAATTGGTTCGGGGAGCGACTCGACCCAGCTCTACTTATGAATGATACACTAGCGGATAAAGCAGTACAAAAATGA
- a CDS encoding acyl-CoA thioesterase produces the protein MTDEQRQAIVEQRIKSSITHVTKTVFPGRTNHHNTLFGGDALAWMDEVAFIAATRFCRKPLVTISSDRVDFKEAIPAGTFAELVSKVVHVGNTSLKVDVEIYLERMHKDDKHLAITGSFTFVAVDDNHRPTPVVCDKMLNGFDS, from the coding sequence ATGACAGATGAACAAAGACAAGCCATCGTTGAGCAACGCATTAAAAGCTCAATCACACACGTAACAAAGACTGTATTCCCGGGCCGTACTAACCATCACAACACCTTATTTGGTGGTGACGCTCTGGCTTGGATGGACGAAGTTGCCTTTATTGCTGCAACGCGTTTTTGTCGCAAACCCTTGGTAACGATCTCTTCAGACCGAGTTGATTTCAAAGAGGCAATTCCGGCAGGTACTTTTGCGGAATTAGTATCGAAAGTGGTGCATGTTGGTAATACTAGCTTAAAGGTTGATGTTGAAATTTACCTCGAAAGAATGCACAAAGATGATAAACACTTAGCAATTACAGGCAGTTTTACCTTTGTTGCCGTGGATGACAATCATAGGCCAACTCCTGTGGTTTGTGACAAGATGCTAAATGGCTTTGATAGCTAG
- a CDS encoding sensor domain-containing diguanylate cyclase, producing the protein MDTFAKVELTQDLVESSFPLADLNTLLTSLSNYFDVPITLVTVIEGQWQHLIAKHGILVDKTPEQDAFCKRLIKHNKSLLIPDTSLDENYANNPLVTGEPHIRSYLGVPFRIDGKPIGGVCLIDTKPKNYAERDIHLLETISGLITTILELQKNYSLYLEDQELIRFSPIVLIKWKYNNGLHIRTVSPNIERVIGIDTFNLCSGEIHFEDLLTESSVEKFHFNLQNHLAGLEASEILLEMELDSKQIWIRMITVAHFNHEGRMTSIQAFITENTAQKYTEDKLNETNRQMRLLLEASELGTWDWNIPADINKVNKKWCDMLGIEFEYVETSVNYFRQLIHPTDRSHVETNLAQHLQGLTDAYTTSYRMKHADGHWVWIETYGKVVERDNSGRALRLAGTHRDITDRMEAQLQERKQKQLLSFISKAQSAYLKTGDLSKSCREILEELIDIADSQFALIGELEHSAGVPRLFIHAISEMQWNDLSSQLVQRYYDNDLYFTDFNNLFGSVILTRETVISNERGKHPASKGTPKGHPRISKFLGLPIKLNGELIGMIGLANKFFDYTEEDAQFLQPLVDSLAGLYYAVKLDKERQEAENKLLELAMTDTLSGLPNRRAFMEKAAEVGEISFPYLIGMVDIDNFKSINDTYGHDAGDKAIKLIAHTIKDALRSDDFTARMGGEEFAFVLLDATYGSSSSLIETIRKSISDLEITLSEEKSIHLTVSIGVKAVLPEMEKMSITGHLNDADKALYEAKHTGKNKVVWFK; encoded by the coding sequence GTGGATACTTTTGCAAAAGTCGAATTAACACAGGATTTAGTCGAATCAAGTTTTCCACTCGCTGACCTCAACACCCTGCTCACTTCTCTATCAAACTATTTTGATGTACCAATTACTTTGGTTACCGTCATTGAAGGTCAATGGCAACACCTAATCGCCAAGCATGGGATTCTTGTTGATAAAACACCAGAACAAGATGCTTTTTGTAAGCGCTTAATCAAGCATAACAAATCACTACTGATTCCAGATACTTCCTTAGATGAAAACTATGCAAATAATCCTCTTGTTACTGGTGAACCTCACATTCGCTCATATTTGGGTGTGCCTTTTCGGATCGATGGCAAACCAATTGGTGGTGTATGTCTAATCGATACCAAACCAAAGAATTATGCCGAGCGAGATATTCATTTGCTCGAGACAATTAGCGGCCTGATCACCACTATTTTGGAGCTACAAAAAAATTACTCGCTGTACCTTGAGGATCAAGAGCTAATCCGCTTTTCACCAATCGTATTAATAAAATGGAAGTACAATAATGGGCTTCACATTCGTACCGTATCTCCTAACATTGAGCGCGTCATTGGTATTGACACTTTTAACTTATGCTCTGGTGAAATACATTTTGAAGATTTACTTACTGAATCAAGCGTTGAGAAGTTTCATTTTAACTTGCAAAACCATTTAGCTGGTTTAGAAGCGTCTGAAATTTTGCTAGAGATGGAACTGGATTCAAAACAGATCTGGATCCGAATGATCACGGTGGCGCATTTTAACCACGAAGGCAGAATGACGAGTATCCAAGCCTTTATTACCGAAAATACCGCACAAAAGTATACTGAAGACAAGCTCAATGAAACAAACCGGCAGATGCGTTTGTTATTAGAAGCTTCAGAACTTGGAACATGGGATTGGAATATTCCAGCAGATATAAACAAAGTAAATAAAAAGTGGTGTGATATGCTTGGGATCGAATTTGAATATGTCGAAACCAGCGTTAATTATTTCCGTCAGCTTATTCACCCAACCGACCGTAGTCATGTAGAAACAAATCTAGCTCAGCACCTACAGGGGCTAACTGATGCCTACACCACTTCTTATAGAATGAAACATGCTGATGGACACTGGGTATGGATTGAAACCTATGGCAAAGTGGTTGAGCGTGATAATAGCGGTAGAGCACTACGTCTTGCTGGAACTCACCGTGATATTACCGACCGAATGGAAGCCCAGCTACAAGAACGCAAGCAAAAGCAGTTGCTGTCGTTTATCAGTAAGGCACAGTCAGCCTATTTAAAGACGGGTGATCTTTCTAAATCATGCCGTGAAATTCTAGAAGAGCTCATTGACATTGCTGATAGTCAATTTGCGTTGATCGGCGAACTTGAACATTCCGCTGGTGTACCTAGGCTTTTTATCCATGCAATTTCGGAGATGCAGTGGAATGATCTAAGCTCTCAACTGGTTCAGCGATATTATGATAATGACCTCTATTTTACTGATTTTAATAATTTATTTGGTTCGGTTATCCTAACGAGAGAGACCGTCATTAGTAATGAACGAGGTAAACATCCTGCATCGAAAGGTACGCCAAAAGGACACCCTAGGATCTCTAAGTTTTTAGGGCTACCGATAAAGCTCAATGGTGAGTTAATCGGTATGATTGGGCTTGCGAATAAGTTTTTTGACTATACCGAAGAAGATGCACAATTCTTACAACCACTAGTCGACTCTCTAGCGGGTTTATACTATGCGGTTAAACTCGATAAAGAGCGCCAGGAAGCGGAAAACAAGCTGCTTGAGCTTGCGATGACCGACACCTTATCGGGCCTGCCCAACCGACGTGCCTTTATGGAAAAAGCCGCCGAAGTTGGTGAGATTTCCTTCCCCTATTTAATTGGTATGGTAGATATCGATAACTTTAAGTCTATTAATGATACCTACGGTCACGATGCTGGTGACAAAGCCATTAAGCTGATTGCTCACACTATAAAGGACGCGCTACGCAGTGATGATTTTACCGCGAGAATGGGAGGTGAGGAGTTTGCATTTGTGTTACTTGATGCTACATACGGATCGTCTAGTTCGCTGATTGAAACCATAAGAAAGTCAATATCTGACTTAGAAATTACCTTGTCAGAAGAAAAAAGCATCCATCTCACGGTTAGTATTGGTGTAAAAGCAGTACTTCCCGAGATGGAAAAAATGTCTATTACTGGACATCTAAACGATGCTGACAAAGCATTGTACGAGGCTAAACACACAGGCAAAAACAAGGTAGTTTGGTTTAAATAA
- the fabA gene encoding 3-hydroxyacyl-[acyl-carrier-protein] dehydratase FabA: MEPKNSYTKEELILCGRGEMFGEGNCRLPSDNMLMMDRIVQINDDGGEHGKGQIIAELDINPDLWFFDCHFKGDPVMPGCLGLDAMWQLVGFFLGWSGGPGLGRALGVGEVKFTGQILPTAKKVTYRIEMKRVIKRKLFMGLADGIVEVDGRVIYEAKDLKVGLFQDTSAF, translated from the coding sequence ATGGAACCGAAGAACAGCTATACAAAAGAAGAACTTATTTTATGTGGTCGCGGAGAAATGTTTGGTGAAGGCAACTGCCGCCTACCTAGCGACAACATGTTAATGATGGATCGCATCGTTCAAATTAATGATGACGGTGGTGAGCATGGTAAAGGTCAAATTATTGCTGAACTCGACATCAATCCTGATCTGTGGTTCTTCGATTGCCACTTTAAAGGTGATCCAGTAATGCCTGGTTGTTTAGGTCTGGATGCAATGTGGCAATTAGTTGGCTTCTTCCTTGGCTGGTCTGGTGGTCCTGGTCTTGGCCGTGCACTCGGTGTGGGCGAAGTAAAGTTTACGGGTCAAATCTTACCAACTGCTAAAAAAGTGACTTATCGCATTGAAATGAAGCGCGTTATCAAACGTAAGCTATTTATGGGTCTAGCAGATGGTATCGTCGAAGTTGATGGTCGTGTGATCTATGAAGCAAAAGATTTGAAAGTAGGTCTTTTCCAAGATACCAGCGCATTTTAA
- the lolA gene encoding outer membrane lipoprotein chaperone LolA: protein MKKFKQIALLTVLSNLFIQPVWADEAAMQSLKGRLAELTSFQGKFEQIVKDQDGNELQTGEGAITLAQPLKIRWQQEMPDDTLFVSSGATTYYYDTFAEQVTILDTTKLIDTTPFVLLTTQEDSQWLKYNVALNGQEYLITPKNKVDSQVEQLTLRFDDKNDGLALLKVNDISGQVSTFSFKESKVNAPVKESLFEFTIPQGVVVDDQRGSD from the coding sequence ATGAAAAAATTTAAGCAAATTGCATTGCTAACGGTACTATCAAACCTTTTTATTCAGCCTGTGTGGGCTGATGAGGCTGCGATGCAAAGTCTAAAAGGAAGACTGGCTGAATTAACCAGTTTTCAAGGTAAGTTTGAGCAAATCGTTAAAGATCAAGATGGCAATGAGTTGCAAACCGGTGAAGGGGCGATAACCTTAGCGCAGCCATTAAAAATCCGCTGGCAACAAGAGATGCCGGATGACACTTTATTTGTATCAAGCGGAGCAACAACCTATTACTACGATACGTTTGCTGAGCAAGTGACCATCCTAGATACGACTAAACTTATTGATACTACGCCATTTGTGCTACTTACGACCCAAGAGGACAGTCAATGGTTGAAGTACAATGTAGCACTTAATGGTCAAGAATATCTGATCACGCCAAAAAACAAAGTAGACTCGCAGGTAGAGCAATTAACACTGCGTTTTGATGATAAAAACGACGGCTTAGCGCTATTGAAAGTGAATGATATTTCAGGTCAAGTATCTACTTTTAGCTTTAAGGAAAGCAAAGTCAATGCGCCAGTAAAAGAGAGTTTGTTTGAGTTTACAATTCCACAAGGAGTGGTCGTAGACGACCAAAGAGGCAGTGACTAG